AAAAAGACTTGTCTGCCTGGTCAAGGCCGACGGGGATCCTTCGACGACGGCGTCAGGAAGCGAGGGCGACCTTTTCAGCAGTAATACCGCTGAACTCGGATCCCGCGATGTCCCTTCTCCAAACATGTGGGACGGCGTTTCGAGCGGAGTGAAAATGAGAAACATATCCGCGTCTTCGCAGTTGATGTTTGCCGACATAGAGGCCGGACCGGTTCTTTTCGGCAAAGTTTTTTCCTATCCGAATCCCTTTGAAAAGAGATCCGGCGGAGATGTGTGCACGATTAAATACCAACCCCTTGGCAGCAGGGCAGAAGGCATGTTTCCCCTTTTCAGAATCGTAATCTTCAACCTGGCCGGCGAAGTCGTTCGACTCCTCGACGACCCTTCAGAGATATCACCTGTTTCGAGAGAAGCAGTTTGGGACGGAGAAAATGAATACGGAGACGAGGTCTCCAGTGGAATGTATCTGTACGTGATAGAATTGATACCGTTTTCGGAAGAGAGAAATTTCGGAAGGATAACGTTCATTCACTAATATGAAAAAAGCGACAATAACAACTATATTGATGTTGCTGATGAGCTCGCCTGCGTTTTCATTCAGCGCGGGGGTCACAGGCAGTACATTTTTAAAAATTGGAATAGGGGCGCGACCGGTCGCTCTCGGTTCGGCCTACACCGCTGTGTCCGACGACGCCAACTGCATATTCTGGAATCCGGCCGGACTCGGACAGACTTACGCTCTCGGCGGGACCATTTCATTTCTAAATCTTTTCAAGGACGTCAATTACGGCGCCGGAGCTTTTGTAGTAAGGCTGAAAGCTCTGGGAGTGCTCGGGATAGGCGGTGCGTTTTTGAGCGCGAGCGATGTGAGAAGAGACGCTAACGGAACCGAGACGGGCACATTTTCCAACTACGATGCGATGTTTATCTTGTCTTTTGGCAGGGAAATTTACGGAGAGAACCTTTTCGGAGGTGTTTCCGTCAGGGGTATCCAGAGTAAACTCGGAAACAGGACCGCGAGAACGGCCACACTCGACGGAGGAGTGCTTTTTGTGCCGCATCCTGTCCTGAGGCTCGGCGCCGCTCTTAAAAATGTCGGCCCAGGCATAGTTTTCATAAGCGAACGGGACCTTCCGCCCACTGAATTGCGGACTGGATCGGCTTTGGTCCTGCCTCTCAATCTCGAATCGTTCATTCTGAAGACGACATTGAGCGCGGACCTTGGTTTTTCAGAGTTTTCTAAAATTTCGGCAGGTTTCGGCGGCGAACTGACTCTTTTGCCTACGGATCTCGATTTGGCTTTTAAAGGTTTTTCTCTGAGGGGAGGATATCAGCCGGTCGAGAGGACGGGAGACTGGAGCGGATGGTCTTTCGGCCTGGGAGCAATGGTACCGCTCGGAAAAGACAATTATTTTTCAATTGACGCGGTGCATTACTCTTACGGATACCTTGGGGGAGCCGACAGGGTCTCTTTCACACTTAAAATATAAATTGCTAAAATTACCTGGTAATATTTTGAATGTATAGCTCATTAGGAAGAATGAAGAAGAGGAGGTGAAAAGTGGAGCAGTGGCCTAAATGCCTCAAGTGCCAATCCGGAATTCTTGTTCCCCTGTCGGACTACGGCAGGGAAGGAGCGACGATAAAGTACAAAGCTTGGGTTTGCACTAATCCGCAATGCGGATTCCACATCAGGATAGACAACGGCGAAATATCGATAGGAGACGCCGAGGTCATACACGACGCGAAATTGAGCCAGAAAAAAAGAATCTAAATGGTCGGAAAATCTTTCAAATCGGGGAAAAGATGATAAAAAGAGCACTGTTCGCGTTTCTGTCAGTTGCGTTTATTTCGTGCAGTAAAACCGACGAAACAACCGTTATCTTACATTACGAACCGAAAGAACCAGTTTACATTGTTCCTGAGACCCTGACCGTCTTTTCTGATTCTTTCGTTCAGCTCAGTTTCGGCTCGACAGACTTTTACGGAGATTACATGGCCGTCCTCGACATTTCACTCTGCAAATGCTTTGTCTACGAGAACGGAATTTTGAAAACCGTCTTCGGCGACAAAGGAGAAGGTCCCGGCGAATTCACATTCAACCAGTCAGGATTCGTCAAGTTCACGGATGAAGGCGAAATTGCAATTTTCGATCCGATGAGCTCAAGGTTGCAGATTTTTAATCTGGAAGGCGTACTGCTGAAATCTGTACAGATCGGAGTTATCAGCATTTCTTTTGACATTTCCGATACTGTGGCGGTGTTCGCTCCCCTGATGGGAAAGAGCCTCATTGAGTTCTGCGATGTCAACACAGGAGAACTCATAAAAAAATACGAAGGCGAAACGGAGGTCAATCTTATGGAAGCAAAACTGCCGCCGCCGATGAGAGTCCTGACAGGAGGAAAAAGCGACACCATTTGGTGGGGGTTCACTGAAGACTACACAATATACCAGTACACTATTGATGATTCGGCCATCAGCGGC
The window above is part of the candidate division WOR-3 bacterium genome. Proteins encoded here:
- a CDS encoding PorV/PorQ family protein produces the protein MKKATITTILMLLMSSPAFSFSAGVTGSTFLKIGIGARPVALGSAYTAVSDDANCIFWNPAGLGQTYALGGTISFLNLFKDVNYGAGAFVVRLKALGVLGIGGAFLSASDVRRDANGTETGTFSNYDAMFILSFGREIYGENLFGGVSVRGIQSKLGNRTARTATLDGGVLFVPHPVLRLGAALKNVGPGIVFISERDLPPTELRTGSALVLPLNLESFILKTTLSADLGFSEFSKISAGFGGELTLLPTDLDLAFKGFSLRGGYQPVERTGDWSGWSFGLGAMVPLGKDNYFSIDAVHYSYGYLGGADRVSFTLKI